In Blastococcus saxobsidens DD2, the genomic stretch GGCCGGCATCGGCTCCACCGAGTCGACCACGGCTACGGTTTCGCCGAGGTAGCGGGTGATCGGCCCGCACCCGCAGCCGATCTCCAGCACCTTGGCGTCCGGCGGGAGGTCCAGTGCGCGGATCACGTTGGCCCGAGTCGGGACCAGTGAGTAAGTCGTCGCCCAGTCGGTGGCGGCACTGGCGAGCTCCTGGGAGCTCGAGGAGAGATCCTCGGCCGCCGACACGATGTCCAGCAGCCGCTGCTCGGCGCCGTCGGCGTAGCCCAGATCGGGCGACGACAGTACTCGGCACCCGGAGTCTCTGGGCACCTCGAGCATGCGCAGCGGGGTGGTCTCGGTCATGGGCTGGTTCCTCCGGGGGGCAGGTGGGCTTAGGCGTCGCCGGTGCGCCGCGGGGTTACGGCAGCGGCGCAGTGGCCCCGCGCCGGACACCACGCCACTTCTGCAGGTGGTAGAGCGGGTTGACCGCCAGCCAGTAGAGCTTGCGCTTCCTGGTGTACTCGCCGTCGCGGAGCAGCCGGACGGTGTCCTTGGCGACGCCCTTTGCGACCATCTTGGACACCACGGTGAGGGACGGCACCTCGACCTCGATACCCACCTCCCGCAGTCCCAGCGTCTCGGCTGCCAGCCGGTCGTCGTACTCGCGCAGGCTCAGATCGTTGGAGTGCACCACGGACGCGCGTGGTGCGTAGGCCTTCCGCATCCCGGCCGCGACGATGTCGCGGCCGAAGAGCTGGTCCTCGGCGTAGGAGACGTCGCGGTAGGGCACCGGGCCGGTGAGCACGTCCCGCCGTGCCGCGGAGTTGACGTCGGAGTAGAACGTCACCGCGTTGCGCACCGCGTCGCTGTCCATGAAGTCGTCGGCGTAGAACAGCGTCGTGCCGAATCCGGGGCCGAATCCCTGGAAGACTCCGCGAATCTCGTTCTTCAGCAGGGGGAAGCACCACGGCCGTGGGATCTGGCTGCCCATCACCGCGACCACCCGGTCGTCGAGCTCGAAGGGCTTGAGCAACTCGTAGAGCCACCGGGAGTGCGCCGGGACCGCGTCGTGAGTGAGATAGGCGACGTAGCGCCCACGCGCCCACCGCGCCGCCTGATTGCGGGTGCGGCCGTGGCCGAAATGGGAGTTCGGGATCCGGATGAGCCGCACGCCGGGGTACCGCGTGACGATCTCCAGCGTCCGGTCGGTGGATCCGGAGTCGATAACCAGCACCTCGACATCGCCGTCGATGTCCTGGGTGGTGACCGCGTTGAGCAGGTCGGTCAAGAACCGCTCGCCGTCATACGTCAGGACGACGACGGTGACGAGCACGTTTCCGCCGCCGACTCGGGAGGCCGTCACCTCGGCGCCCTCCACCCCGGCCTCAGCCACGCACGGCCTCCACGACGGTCTCCACGAAGGCCTTGCCGGACCGGTCCCAGGACACGTCGGCGACGCTGGCTGCGGCCTGCGCAGCCCGATCGAGCGCGTCCGGACGCTGCATCTCCTCGACCAGGGCGGCGGCAAGGGCGTGTGGCGAGGGATCGGCGTACCGGATGTACGGGTTCTGCACGACCTTGTCGTTGTTCGGGCCACGGTTGACCACGGGGATCACGCCGCTGGCCAGCAACTCCAGGGGTAGCAGCGACATGTTGGTGAGCGAGAGCACCAGGGCCGCCGAACAGGAGTCGTAGACGTCGGCCAACCCCTTGGTCGAGAGGATGCCGTGGTGCTCGTGGGGGAAGGGCAGCTGGTAGGCGGAGGTATCCCAGCCGGCGAGGTGGATGGTGCGATCCGGCATGGCTCGAGCGACGTGCTCCAGAGCCATGACGCCGAGCTCGAATCCCCGCCGGGTGGTCACCGGCCGCGCATAGAAGAACAGGTCTCCGCGCTGCGCGTTCGGCGTGAAACGGTAGTTGGCGAGGTCGACACCGAAGTCGAAGTGCGACGTGACCATGCCGTACTCGTCAGCCAGCTTGTCGGCGAGCCACCGGCCGGCGGTGACGCCATGGAAGCCGAAGCGGTAGGTGTTCTCGGCGAGGACGTTCTCCGTCCCTACCGGGTAGAACGCCGGCTCGAAGTCCTGCACGAAGTAGAACCGCTTGGCCCGGGAACGGTCCCGGTAGACCGGGTAGGCGGTCTCCCAGCCCGTGGCGAAGATCGCGTCCACGTCGTCGGCCACTCCCTGCTCGTGCGAGTACGCCACGAACTGGGCCTTCACGTCGGAGTACGACGGATTGGCCGCGATCAGCTCGCGGAGGTACGGAGCGTCGATGGGCCAGGGGTTGGAGTGGTACAGGTAGATCGTCGCTTTGTGCCCGGCCTGCTCCAGGTAGCGGACGAACCGGAAGATCGTCTGTGCACCGCCCGAGGACTCACCCGGCGGGTGCAGGAACCACGCGGTGTGGATCGGACGGTCGACGACCGTCATTTGAGCGTTGGCCCACCGGGCCGGCTCGGTCCAGTCGACCTCGAGCGCGTCCTCGTAGCGCACGAGCATGCGGATCTCCTGGCGCGGTGCGAGGGAGGGCTCGGCGGCGACCAACTGCCCGCGCGTCCTGTCCAGCGCCTTGAGCACGAGCGAGCGCGTTCCTTCCGTGCGGGCGATCCCGACCGCGCGGCGGCTTCCGCGCAGGCCGCGGGAGACCAGCCGACCGCCGCGGGAGCCGCGGGTGCGGTTGCGGATCAGCCGGAGGACCCGCGCGGCCAGCGCGCCGGGTCCCTCCTCACCGAGCACTCGGAAGGCCCTCGACGCGTTGTTGGGCATGAGTTGATCGTCCCCTCTCGGCGGCCAACATCCGACCGCGGCCTCCTGCACTCGGGCACCGCTGGCCGGTCGAAGAGCGGGCGGACTCATCCACCGGGCCGGGGAGGCACCGCCTCACCTGTTGACCGTAGCTGCGGGCCAATCTAGCAGTGGCGAGGACCGTGCGGCCGGAAGAGCGCAGGAGCGCCCGGGGTGAGTCGGTGTTTAGAGTGGGCTGCCGGTGGGGATGCGAGACAGCGCCGCGGGACCGGCGGAGATGGCCGACGAACTGGTCCCGCCCATCTGGACGTACGTCTCCCACGATCGGATGGGGCGCTTGGCACCATCCTCGATCCAGTAGATCGTGCCTTCGGCGCCGAGCAGGAAGCGGTTAAGCGCTCGGGCCCCGCGTGGCAGGGCGGCGCACGCACCGGGATCCAGAACGGCGTACGAGAGCCGGTAGGCGTCGGCGACCGCCGGGTCGTCGATCGGGTACGCCCGACCGCCGAGTCCGAGGTACCGGGTGCCCTCGCACGTGACCGCCGTGGAGAGCCCGGATCCGTGCACCGCGTACGCGGCGACTGCGGCGTCCGCCACCGGCGAGAGCCGGGTGACACCGAGGTCCGTCGTGGTCGCGAAGGAGGCCACCCGCAGCAGCTCGTCGCGTCCGTTCACGAAGTAGACCGTCGCGGCGCTCGGGGCGACCACGAGCTCCCCCGGCGGCAACTGGGCCGGGCCGGCCGGCAGCAGGTCCACGAGCCGCTGGTCGACGGTCAGGATCGCGGGGCTCGCATCACCGGCGAGTCGCACCAGCGCGGACCACGAGCCCACGCTGCGGCGCCGTCCCTCGTCGAGCACGTAGACCGCACTGCCGGTCGATCCCTTCAGGAACCCCGCTCCGCCGAACGTCCCGGCATCGGGGAACAGCGAGAGGAATGCCGCCGACACCTCGGGCACGGACACCGGCAGCATCCCTGGGTCGGATACATGCTTCTTGCCGGTCTCGGTCAGCAGGAATGTCGCAGACCCGCCGGCCTCCTTCACTACCGGCGAACTGACCGCCGCGGACATGAGGCGGCGGATGCTGGCGTCGTCCAGTGCGCGTACGGGGAGGGCACCCAGCACCGTGGCTGCGCGCAGCGGCTGAGGCACGGTGGCGAAACCCCCGCCCACACTGACGGTCGCCGCCCCGGTCGATCGGTTGAGGATGACCACGTCGTCGCGGGTGATCGGTACCCCGTAGGGCAGGTACCCCAGTCCCGACTCCAGCAGCCGCACTCCGGTGGTCGACAGCCCGGCCGCCGTCAGGGCGTCGTCGTCGACGACCTCACGCTTGGCCCCGGCGGTCACGTAGAACGCCTTGCCCGACGTCGTCCGGTACAGGGGGGTGATCGGCGGAGCGCTCACGAAGGCGTCGATCCGCGACTGCTCGAGGGTGACCGGCGCGTCACACGAGCCGCCGTACTCGGCGACCTGGCCGCACGAGGAGAACGGCAGCTTCATCGCCGAGTCCAGGAAGTACGTGATCCCGCTTGGCGAGGCCACCACCCGGCCCATCCGTGGCTTGGTCGCCCACTGGTCCAGGTACTGCTGCGACACGAACCTCACCGGTCCCAACGGGGACAGCGCCGTCAGGGTCGCCAGGTCGGCGACCGGATGCTTCCCGGTCGCCGAGAGGAGGTAGACCGCTGGGCTCTCCGGCGTCCGGACCAGCGGAGTGGCGTTCGCCGCTCCCGCGATCCTGATCTCGGCGCCCGAGGCGGACACGTTGAGCACGGTCACGAAGAAGTCGCCGCCGGCGATCCGCATCTCCCGTCCGATCGGGAGGGCGGCCTTGAGGTCTGCGCTCCAC encodes the following:
- a CDS encoding glycosyltransferase; protein product: MAEAGVEGAEVTASRVGGGNVLVTVVVLTYDGERFLTDLLNAVTTQDIDGDVEVLVIDSGSTDRTLEIVTRYPGVRLIRIPNSHFGHGRTRNQAARWARGRYVAYLTHDAVPAHSRWLYELLKPFELDDRVVAVMGSQIPRPWCFPLLKNEIRGVFQGFGPGFGTTLFYADDFMDSDAVRNAVTFYSDVNSAARRDVLTGPVPYRDVSYAEDQLFGRDIVAAGMRKAYAPRASVVHSNDLSLREYDDRLAAETLGLREVGIEVEVPSLTVVSKMVAKGVAKDTVRLLRDGEYTRKRKLYWLAVNPLYHLQKWRGVRRGATAPLP
- a CDS encoding glycosyl transferase, which produces MPNNASRAFRVLGEEGPGALAARVLRLIRNRTRGSRGGRLVSRGLRGSRRAVGIARTEGTRSLVLKALDRTRGQLVAAEPSLAPRQEIRMLVRYEDALEVDWTEPARWANAQMTVVDRPIHTAWFLHPPGESSGGAQTIFRFVRYLEQAGHKATIYLYHSNPWPIDAPYLRELIAANPSYSDVKAQFVAYSHEQGVADDVDAIFATGWETAYPVYRDRSRAKRFYFVQDFEPAFYPVGTENVLAENTYRFGFHGVTAGRWLADKLADEYGMVTSHFDFGVDLANYRFTPNAQRGDLFFYARPVTTRRGFELGVMALEHVARAMPDRTIHLAGWDTSAYQLPFPHEHHGILSTKGLADVYDSCSAALVLSLTNMSLLPLELLASGVIPVVNRGPNNDKVVQNPYIRYADPSPHALAAALVEEMQRPDALDRAAQAAASVADVSWDRSGKAFVETVVEAVRG
- a CDS encoding reprolysin-like metallopeptidase; its protein translation is MSPVSRRPRRRALPLLLSAGLVLPVLAGVPSAQAEEGSATETVVGELVQAWPEHANLQDAAAHAHEGPLSWVETSGGETVRVPTEDVEDIELGSTVEVVLGEEVVDTATAEDGLEPAREVLAAEVLDAPPAEEPALAEATTTVTNEVTVVMMIPGGGVQESGRTLTQVVNAVQTSVREFWSTQSNGAIEVGVTGQFDWFQGTATCADPYAIFAEAAAHAGWTEGPGRHLLVYLPRNSGGCSYGLAEVRTSPSSGGLLYVTDVATSLVAHELGHNFGLGHSSSLQCDGAVDTGSCRVRGYFDLYDVMGVSWEQVGSLNVRHAWTLTGRNDQMQEFAPNSPSATVTIAPVSQQSGLRAVRLVGGPGEEYWLEYRPASGRNDWLGTSQNRFGLQPGVLLRSVPATGEDASLLLDGTPSRTSEWSADLKAALPIGREMRIAGGDFFVTVLNVSASGAEIRIAGAANATPLVRTPESPAVYLLSATGKHPVADLATLTALSPLGPVRFVSQQYLDQWATKPRMGRVVASPSGITYFLDSAMKLPFSSCGQVAEYGGSCDAPVTLEQSRIDAFVSAPPITPLYRTTSGKAFYVTAGAKREVVDDDALTAAGLSTTGVRLLESGLGYLPYGVPITRDDVVILNRSTGAATVSVGGGFATVPQPLRAATVLGALPVRALDDASIRRLMSAAVSSPVVKEAGGSATFLLTETGKKHVSDPGMLPVSVPEVSAAFLSLFPDAGTFGGAGFLKGSTGSAVYVLDEGRRRSVGSWSALVRLAGDASPAILTVDQRLVDLLPAGPAQLPPGELVVAPSAATVYFVNGRDELLRVASFATTTDLGVTRLSPVADAAVAAYAVHGSGLSTAVTCEGTRYLGLGGRAYPIDDPAVADAYRLSYAVLDPGACAALPRGARALNRFLLGAEGTIYWIEDGAKRPIRSWETYVQMGGTSSSAISAGPAALSRIPTGSPL